The following proteins come from a genomic window of Malus sylvestris chromosome 4, drMalSylv7.2, whole genome shotgun sequence:
- the LOC126619576 gene encoding E3 ubiquitin-protein ligase RZFP34-like, whose translation MKDSHNCVENVMHHNCPVCFECTSSHRLFLQFLFDTREDITVLRCGHNIHLECVKEMERHYQYSCPVCSKSFRNMSRVWEKLDEEVAGTPMPQKYQNKMVWILCNDCGETSQVNFHIVAHKCLKCKSYNTRKTQRASVILV comes from the exons ATGAAGGATTCGCACAATTGTGTGGAAAACGTGATGCATCATAATTGCCCTGTGTGCTTTGAG TGCACCAGCTCGCATCGGTTATTTCTGCAGTTTCTTTTCGATACAAGGGAAGACATTACTGTCTTGCGATGTGGACACAATATTCATTTGGAATGTGTAAAGGAGATGGAGCGGCATTACCA GTATTCATGCCCAGTTTGCTCAAAATCATTCCGCAATATGTCCCGTGTATGGGAAAAACTTGATGAGGAG GTCGCAGGGACTCCCATGCCTCAGAAGTATCAAAATAAGAT GGTTTGGATCCTCTGCAACGACTGTGGCGAAACATCTCAGGTTAATTTTCACATTGTGGCACACAAGTGCCTCAAGTGCAAATCCTACAATACAAGGAAAACACAAAGGGCCAGCGTCATTCTCGTCTAG
- the LOC126619575 gene encoding alpha carbonic anhydrase 7-like — protein MVGSNQIHLGFIAFTFFLLFCDASPITASKFTHELGHPIEFEFGNGDRGPEHWGDLKKEWSTCKYGKLQSPIDLRDDIALKVNSNFDELSISYKPTKALMKNEGHAISVVWEGDAGGVMINGTEYILHQCHWHAPSEHTMNGKRYDAELHMIHKDKKNRVAVVGFLYKIGKPNPFISEVKKAISSMIKKPKEVPLGVIDPRKMKKAQKARQDAAKRKMKKKTSKFYRYTGSYTTPPCTEGVTWTINKQVHTVSPSQVELLHKAVYKYAEMNSRPVQPLNYREVKLHGSSFVK, from the exons ATGGTTGGATCAAACCAAATCCACCTTGGCTTCATTGCTTTcacattttttcttctcttctgtGATGCATCACCCATTACAGCTTCCAAATTTACCCATGAGCTGG GACATCCGatagagtttgaatttggtaacGGGGATAGAGGACCGGAACACTGGGGAGACCTCAAGAAAGAATGGAGTACATGTAAGTATGGAAAACTACAATCTCCAATAGATTTGAGGGATGATATTGCCCTCAAAGTTAACTCAAACTTTGATGAGCTTTCAATTAGTTACAAGCCTACCAAAGCCTTGATGAAGAATGAAGGTCATGCTATATCG GTTGTATGGGAGGGCGACGCAGGAGGAGTCATGATCAACGGCACAGAATACATTCTCCACCAATGCCATTGGCACGCCCCATCCGAGCACACCATGAATGGCAAAAGGTATGATGCGGAGCTGCACATGATTCACAAAGACAAGAAAAATCGTGTAGCTGTCGTTGGATTCCTCTACAAAATTGGCAAGCCCAATCCCTTTATCTCAGAG GTGAAAAAGGCGATATCGTCTATGATTAAGAAACCGAAGGAGGTACCGTTGGGAGTAATTGATCCGAGGAAAATGAAAAAGGCTCAGAAGGCGCGTCAGGATGCAGCaaagaggaagatgaagaagaagacctCGAAATTTTACAGATACACGGGATCATACACAACCCCTCCTTGCACCGAAGGAGTTACTTGGACCATAAACAAACAG GTACATACTGTTTCACCATCACAAGTGGAGTTGCTTCACAAGGCCGTTTACAAG TATGCGGAGATGAATTCAAGACCGGTACAACCTCTCAATTACCGGGAGGTCAAGCTCCACGGTTCATCGTTCGTCAAGTGA